A single region of the Malaclemys terrapin pileata isolate rMalTer1 chromosome 2, rMalTer1.hap1, whole genome shotgun sequence genome encodes:
- the RIOK1 gene encoding serine/threonine-protein kinase RIO1, producing the protein MVWRPTATMNYRKEMMRRTVPGQFDDADSSDSELTQGTETVKQEEVTVKHQQSCLSEEVDTDEIEYDDDDEDEEWDWDDSVGRLKRHTAAGGCNPQANRQTPSCNSAKMSTPTDKALRKFEHKINLDRLNLADSVINKVTEKSRQKEADMYRVKDKSDRATVEQVLDPRTRMILFKMLTRGVISEINGCISTGKEANVYHASTVNGENRAIKIYKTSILMFKDRDKYVSGEFRFRHGYCKGNPRKMVKTWAEKEMRNLIRLNTAQIPCPEPIMLRSHVLVMSFIGKDDMPAPLLKNAQLSDSKARELYLQIIQYMRRMYQDAKLVHADLSEFNMLYHSGEVYIIDVSQSVEHDHPHALEFLRKDCANINDFFWKYGVAVMTVRELFEFITDPSITSDNLDAYLSKAMEIAAQRTEEERSSQDNVDEEVFKKAYIPRTLTEVKNYERDVDVMMKLKEEDMALNVQQDNILYQTVTGLKKDLSGVQKVPALLEKKEDDMESDSEDGSSSDNSDSGCKEQGESLHPKDQPTDAGMDKKERKKMVKEAQREKRKNKIPKHVKKRKEKTAKMKKGK; encoded by the exons tgaattgacCCAGGGCACGGAAACCGTTAAACAGGAGGAGGTAACAGTTAAACATCAGCAGTCATGTTTGTCTGAGGAAGTGGACACTGATGAAATTGAATATGACgatgatgatgaggatgaagAGTGGGactgggatgattcagttggaAGACTCAAGCGTCATACTGCAGCTGGAGGCTGCAACCCACAG GCAAATAGACAGACCCCTAGTTGCAATTCAGCAAAAATGTCCACTCCTACAGACAAGGCCCTAAGAAAATTTGAGCATAAAATTAATCTAG aTAGGTTAAATCTTGCTGACTCTGTTATAAACAAAGTCACAGAAAAGTCTAGGCAAAAGGAAGCAGATAT GTATCGAGTCAAAGATAAATCTGATAGAGCAACAGTGGAACAA GTATTGGATCCAAGAACACGAATGATCCTGTTCAAGATGTTAACTAGAGGTGTCATATCAGAGATAAATGGCTGCATCAGCACAGGAAAAGAA GCTAATGTCTATCACGCCAGTACAGTGAATGGAGAGAACAGAGCAATAAAGATTTATAAAACCTCTATTTTGATGTTTAAAGATCGGGATAAGTATGTGAGTGGGGAATTTAG ATTTCGTCATGGATATTGTAAAGGAAACCCGCGGAAAATGGTGAAGACATGGGCAGAAAAAGAGATGAGGAATTTAATAAG GTTGAATACAGCACAGATACCTTGCCCAGAGCCAATTATGCTAAGAAGTCATGTACTTGTCATGAGTTTTATTGGTAAAGATGACAT gcCTGCTCCTCTATTGAAAAATGCTCAGTTATCTGACTCAAAAGCCCGGGAGTTGTATCTACAGATCATACAGTACATGAGAAGAATGTATCAGGATGCCAAACTTGTTCATGCAGATCTCAGCGAATTTAATATGCT ATACCACAGTGGAGAGGTGTACATCATTGATGTGTCTCAGTCGGTGGAGCATGACCACCCACATGCATTAGAATTCCTGCGGAAGGACTGTGCCAATATCAATG ACTTTTTCTGGAAGTATGGTGTTGCGGTGATGACTGTCAGAGAGCTCTTTGAGTTTATTACAGATCCTTCTATCACAAGCGACAACTTGGATGCTTATCTCTCAAAG GCGATGGAAATAGCAGCCCAAAGAACAGAGGAAGAAAGGTCCAGTCAAGATAACGTGGATGAGGag GTGTTTAAGAAAGCTTACATCCCTCGAACCCTGACCGAAGTTAAAAACTACGAGAGGGATGTAGATGTAATGATGAAATTGAAGGAAGAGGACATGGCATTAAATGTGCAGCAGGATAAT ATTCTCTACCAGACGGTGACAGGATTGAAGAAGGACTTGTCAGGTGTTCAGAAG GTCCCCGCACTCCTTGAAAAAAAAGAAGACGACATGGAATCCGATTCAGAAGATGGGAGCAGTTCTGATAACTCTGACTCAGGCTGTAAAGAACAGGGAGAGTCACTGCATCCCAAAGATCAACCCACTGATGCTGGCATGGACAAAAAG GAAAGGAAAAAGATGGTTAAAGAAGcccaaagagagaaaagaaaaaacaaaatcccaaagcATGTGAAGAAGCGAAAAGAGAAGACAGCAAAAATGAAGAAAGGCAAATAA